Proteins from a genomic interval of Syngnathoides biaculeatus isolate LvHL_M chromosome 23, ASM1980259v1, whole genome shotgun sequence:
- the ube2j1 gene encoding ubiquitin-conjugating enzyme E2 J1 isoform X3 produces the protein MKEAAELRDPTEHYHAQPLEDNLFEWHFSVRGPPDSDFDGGIYHGRIVLPPEYPMKPPSIILLTPNGRFEVGKKICLSISGHHPETWQPSWSIRTALIAIIGFMPTKGEGAIGSLDYTPEERRILAKKSQDFCCETCNCSLRSALRDLSPNSNLSPEDHMANEHAQQIDLKTEPSSPIEKASEGKDAEFEVSILHGEGASNSSVREAVLGALTEQPDVLTTTREERPQTLFPLDTSQPHSPRQRQVQQAQRDNEEAPNRPPFIGGVHEPQGDSYTGSAMVIMVLTLALAALIFRRIYLAHEYKFDYEL, from the exons GATAACCTATTTGAATGGCACTTCTCTGTACGTGGACCTCCAGATTCAGATTTCGATGGTGGGATTTACCATGGCAGGATTGTACTTCCTCCAGAGTATCCGATGAAGCCTCCCAGCATTATTCTTCTCACA CCAAATGGAAGATTTGAAGTTGGGAAGAAAATCTGTCTGAGTATATCGGGTCACCATCCAGAGACATGGCAGCCTTCATGGAGCA TACGAACTGCTCTAATTGCCATAATTGGATTCATGCCAACAAAAGGAGAGGGTGCAATTGGATCCCTTGATTATACTCCAGAAGAGAGGCGGATCCTTGCCAAAAA GTCCCAGGATTTTTGCTGTGAGACGTGTAACTGTTCATTGCGCTCAGCACTCCGAGATCTGTCCCCCAACAGCAACCTCAGCCCAGAGGACCACATGGCAAATGAACATGCACAACAAATTGACTTGAAG ACAGAGCCAAGTTCACCAATTGAAAAAGCAAGTGAGGGTAAAGATGCCGAGTTCGAGGTTTCCATTCTTCACGGGGAAGGTGCCTCAAATTCTTCAGTCCGCGAAGCTGTTCTTGGGGCCCTGACTGAGCAG CCGGACGTGTTAACAACCACCAGAGAGGAGAGGCCACAAACTCTTTTTCCTCTCGACACTAGTCAGCCTCACAGTCCACGGCAGCGTCAAGTCCAACAAGCCCAAAGAGACAACGAAGAAGCCCCAAATAGACCACCCTTCATTGGAGGGGTTCACGAGCCACAAGGTGATAGCTATACAGGCTCAGCCATGGTCATTATGGTGCTCACTTTGGCCCTGGCTGCTCTTATTTTCCGGAGGATTTACTTGGCTCATGAGTACAAGTTTGATTATGAGCTGTGA
- the ube2j1 gene encoding ubiquitin-conjugating enzyme E2 J1 isoform X2, producing the protein MLLRKAVKRLMKEAAELRDPTEHYHAQPLEDNLFEWHFSVRGPPDSDFDGGIYHGRIVLPPEYPMKPPSIILLTPNGRFEVGKKICLSISGHHPETWQPSWSIRTALIAIIGFMPTKGEGAIGSLDYTPEERRILAKKSQDFCCETCNCSLRSALRDLSPNSNLSPEDHMANEHAQQIDLKTEPSSPIEKASEGKDAEFEVSILHGEGASNSSVREAVLGALTEQPDVLTTTREERPQTLFPLDTSQPHSPRQRQVQQAQRDNEEAPNRPPFIGGVHEPQGDSYTGSAMVIMVLTLALAALIFRRIYLAHEYKFDYEL; encoded by the exons GATAACCTATTTGAATGGCACTTCTCTGTACGTGGACCTCCAGATTCAGATTTCGATGGTGGGATTTACCATGGCAGGATTGTACTTCCTCCAGAGTATCCGATGAAGCCTCCCAGCATTATTCTTCTCACA CCAAATGGAAGATTTGAAGTTGGGAAGAAAATCTGTCTGAGTATATCGGGTCACCATCCAGAGACATGGCAGCCTTCATGGAGCA TACGAACTGCTCTAATTGCCATAATTGGATTCATGCCAACAAAAGGAGAGGGTGCAATTGGATCCCTTGATTATACTCCAGAAGAGAGGCGGATCCTTGCCAAAAA GTCCCAGGATTTTTGCTGTGAGACGTGTAACTGTTCATTGCGCTCAGCACTCCGAGATCTGTCCCCCAACAGCAACCTCAGCCCAGAGGACCACATGGCAAATGAACATGCACAACAAATTGACTTGAAG ACAGAGCCAAGTTCACCAATTGAAAAAGCAAGTGAGGGTAAAGATGCCGAGTTCGAGGTTTCCATTCTTCACGGGGAAGGTGCCTCAAATTCTTCAGTCCGCGAAGCTGTTCTTGGGGCCCTGACTGAGCAG CCGGACGTGTTAACAACCACCAGAGAGGAGAGGCCACAAACTCTTTTTCCTCTCGACACTAGTCAGCCTCACAGTCCACGGCAGCGTCAAGTCCAACAAGCCCAAAGAGACAACGAAGAAGCCCCAAATAGACCACCCTTCATTGGAGGGGTTCACGAGCCACAAGGTGATAGCTATACAGGCTCAGCCATGGTCATTATGGTGCTCACTTTGGCCCTGGCTGCTCTTATTTTCCGGAGGATTTACTTGGCTCATGAGTACAAGTTTGATTATGAGCTGTGA